Genomic window (Verrucomicrobiia bacterium):
TCGCCGCACGTGCTCCAGCGGCAAATCCTCCGCTTCAATCTTCTGCACAACGCCCATCTTGAACGCCTCGCTATACCGAATACCATGATTTTGCCCTGCTCGTTTTGCCATATGAGTGACAACCTATTTCAGGACCGGACCACGTCACCCTCTCCCCCAGCCCCTCCCGCTCCTGTGTCGCGGGCGAGGGGAGGCTTTCCGTTTTTCTCAGTGCGCTTTGCGATCCCGTTCGCCAAACTGCCGCGGCATGACCAAACGATTCTATATCACCACGGCCATTGATTACGTCAATGGCCAGCCGCATCTCGGCCACGCATACGAGAAGGTGATTGCCGATGTGATCGCCCGCGCGCAGCGCAGCCTCGGCGCCGAAGTGTTCTTCCTCACGGGCCTCGATGAACACGGCCAAAAGGTCGAGCAGGCTGCCCTCGCCCAGCAGAAAACGCCGCAAGCCTACTGCGATGAACTTGCCGCCATTTGGAAGACGTTTGCAGGCCGGCTGAACCTCTCGAATAACGACTTCATCCGCACAACGGATCAACGCCATCAGAAAGTCGTCCAGGCATGCCTCGACAAGGTCAACGCGGCAGGACACATCTACAAAACCACTTACAAAGGCTTCTACTCCACCCGGGAGGAAACATTCCTGACGGAAAAGGATCGCCGGCCCGATGGCACCTTCGATCCCGCCTACGGCAATGTCGTGGAATTGCAGGAGGACAATTATTTCTTCCGGCTCAAAGACCAGCAGCAATGGCTGATCGACTACATCGAGCAAAATCCATCCTTCATCTTCCCGAGCTATCGCCGCAACGAGGTCCTGGGGTTTCTGAAAAACAACACGCTCGAGGACCTTTGCATCAGCCGCCCCGTGTCGCGGTTGAATTGGGGCATTCCGCTTCCGTTCGATTCCAACTATGTCACCTACGTCTGGTTTGATGCGCTGGTGAATTACATCAGCGTTCCTGCCGATCATGCCGATCCCGCCATTGCACAGGCGCTTGGCTCCGCAGCGCCACAGCCGGCCCATCCCGCGCAGGCACTCTGGCCCGCTGACATCCATGTGATTGGCAAGGACATCCTGAAATTTCACGCGGTATATTGGCCGATCATGCTGAAGGCCCTTGGGCTGCCATTGCCGCGGAAGCTCGTGGTTCACGGCTGGTGGCAGAAGGACGGCCAGCGCATGAGCAAGAGCACGGGGAACGTCGTGGATCCCGTGGCTGTCATTGACGAGTGGGGCGTTGACGCCTTCCGGTTTTACGCATTGCGCGAACTCGCTGTTGGACCCGACGGCAACTGGACTGATTCCGGATTCAAGGCGCGCTATTCCGCTGAACTCGCAAACGGTTTGGGAAATCTCGTGAATCGTTCGCTTTCGATGCTGAAGAGGTATCGCCAAGGCATGGTCCCTGCCCTTTCCAACGAACTGCAGGGCGATGCGGACAAGGCGGTTTCTGAAACGCGGCGTCAGTTGGAGGAACTTGAGCTCCAGGGCGCGCTGCAAACGATCTGGTCGCTGATCACGCGGGCGAATCAATACGTCGATCAAACCGCGCCGTTCAAGCTTGCAAAGGATCCTGCGCAGGCGGGACGGCTCGACGAGGTGCTGTATAACCTTGCGGAAACGTGCCGCATCCTGGCGCTGCTCCTCTGGCCGTTCATTCCAGACACGGCCACGAAAATTTTTCGTCAGCTGGGCCTCACCGAAGAGCCGCACCAGCTCGCTGCGGCCGCGTGGGGCGGACTTGCCGCGGGTCACGAAATCACTGATCCCGTGCCCTTGTTTCCCCGCAAGGACGTATGAGCGCGGGTTTGGATAGGGTCGATCCCTACCGTGACCCACGCCGAAATGGAAGCCACTGTGTGCGGCGGCGCGCCTGCCCCGCGCCTCTCCAACCATGAACGAAGAGTTTCCCATTCTTATCGCCGAGCAGAACGAGAATGACGTCCTGCTGATGCAGCGGGCGTTTCGCGTTGCTGGTTTCAAGAACCCATTTCACATCAGCCACAGCGGCACGGACGTTGTCGATTACCTCAAAGGCAATCCGCCGTACGCGGACCGCGAGAAGCACAAGTTTCCGCGCCTGCTGATGATGGCGTTGAAAATGCCGGAAATGGATGGGTTCGAGCTGCTCGCGTGGCTTCAGAAGCACAAGGAATGCAACGTAATCCCGCGCATTGTCTTCAGCGCATCGGACCGCGAGGAAGACGTGCTAACCGCGTACCAACTCGGGGCCAATTCTTACATCCTCAAGCCAATCGGCTTCGACGCCATGGTGAAGACGCTGCAGTTGGTGTTTGCCTATTGGGACATGTGCCGCAAACCGAAGCTGCCGCCGAAGTGCTGAACGAGTGCTCGCGCTTTGAAGCCTGCAGGTATTCCTGCTGTGCCAAATCTAGAAGCCGGTACTGCCGGTTTCCCCTCCCACGCCATTGACAATCGTCGTCCGCGCTCCTATTTCGATCCCGTCATCATAACAACAAATCTGATCACCATGAAAACAACTGCGCTCCGATTCGCAATTGCAGCCCTTTCCACAACAGCGGCGTTGAACGCTGCACACGCTCAGGAAACCCGTTTTTACATCCGAGGCGACGTTGGCGGCACGTGGAGCCCCGACGCGGAATTGAAGGAATTCTTTGGCTCAACCGGCGGAGGCCGCAGTGTGGAGTTCGATCCCGGCGCGCGCTTTGGAATCGCTGGCGGATATCAGCTGACAGACTGGTTCGCACCCGAAATTCAAACCGGATTCATGGCTGCCGGAATTCATTCGATCACGGACGCCGACCGCGTTGACGCGGTGTTCTCGCAGGCCCCGCTGCTGGGAAATCTTCGGTTTCAATGGCCGACGCAATGCCGATTCACTCCGTATGCGGGAGGAGGCGCGGGCGTTTCGTTTTCGACGCTCGCGGTCGACGACATCGTCCTCGACGGAACCCGCATTGATGGCAGCGAGGTGGACGCGGTGTTCGCATACCAGGCGTTTGGCGGGATTCGTTACCAGTTGAATGACCGCATGGGTTTGAGTCTTGAGTATCGGTATTTTGCAAGCTGCGCCCCTGAATGGGAGGCCGACAATCTGCCCGGCGAAATTCGATTCGGTGAAATCGAAACTCATTCAGTCAGCATCGCCTTCGACTTCAAATTCTGAGTCCGAACCGCCGTGGTCACCTTCGGCAACCTTGGATCGGGTCGCGGATTAAAATGGAAAATGGACAACAAACAATTGCGGACGATACAGTCCGGGCGATGTCGCTCTCGAACAAGCCGCTCACGATTGCGGGCAAGACCTTCCAGTCGCGCCTGATTCTGGGCACGGGAAAATTTTCGTCGCCTGAAGCCATGCGTGATGCATTGGCCGCCAGCGGTACTGAAATGGTAACCGTGGCCCTGCGCCGCGCTGACCTCAGCGGGAAGAAGGATCCCTTTGCCAACATCCTGGAATTTGTTGACCCTAAGAAGTACCTGCTCCTGCCGAACACCAGCGGCGCCATGAATGCCGAGGAGGCGGTGCGTCTCGCGCGGCTGGCCGCCGCCGCAGGCCTTCCTAAATGGGTGAAGCTCGAGATCCACCCCGACCCGCGCTACCTGCTGCCCGATCCAATCGAAACCTTGAAGGCGGCTGAGATTCTTGTGAGGGAAGGATTCACGGTGCTGCCGTACATCAACGCGGATCCCGTGCTGGCGAAGCGGCTTCAGGATGTGGGCACCGCGACCGTGATGCCGCTCGGTTCGCCCATCGGTTCGAATCGCGGCATTCAGACCCGCGACCAGATTCGAATCATTCTGGAGCAGGCGACGGTTCCAGTGGTGGTCGATGCAGGGATTGGCGCGCCGAGCCATGCCGCCGAGGCATTGGAGATGGGCGCGGACGCCGTGTTGGTGAATACCGCGATTGCGGTCGCTGCGGATCCCAACCGAATGGCGGTCGCGTTCCGAATGGCTGTTGAAGCAGGGCGCGCCGCCTACGAATCGGGCCTCGCCGCGACGCAGGAAACCGCCAGTGCCACCAGCCCCCTCACGGCATTCCTGGACTGATCGCGCATGCAACGTAATTCCCTTTCGCCTCGCCGCGTGCGCCAGATCCTGGAGCAGGCAAGCAGCACGCGCGTGCTCGTCATCGGCGACCTGATGCTCGATCACTTCATCTGGGGCAGCGTCGCCCGCATCTCGCCGGAAGCGCCCGTTCCCGTGGTTGAATTCGAGCGAGAGAGCTTCATGCCCGGCGGCGCCGCCAATGTCGCGCGCAACCTGACCGCGTTGAACGTGGCCGCAGAACTGTTCGGCAGAGTCGGCAACGACGAAGCGGCGGGGCATCTGAAGCGGCTTCTCGTTGAACAAAGGATCGGGTGCAGTGGAATCGTGAGTCGCCGCTCCCGTCCCACCAGCCTCAAAACGCGCATCGTTGCGCACAAGCAACAGGTCGTCCGCATCGATCGTGAAAGCCGTGATGGCCTGGAGGAGGGACAACGGAAACAGCTCCTGGCGCGGGTCCAGTCCGAGTTGCGTCGCGCGGACGCTGTCATTGTCGGCGATTACGGAAAGGGCGTAGTGAGCCAGGCGTTGTTGGACGAGGTGAAAAAGCTCTGCCGCAGCCATGGAGCCTGGTTGAGTCTCGATCCAAAACCCGTTCACCTGTTGAATTTGAACGGCCTTTCCCTGATCACGCCGAATCGGAAGGAAACGTTCGAACTCGCGAATCTTCCAGACGAAACGCGCGCGGCGGATCCGCTGGCCGACAAGAATTTGCTGCGGGCGGCCGATTGCCTGCTGCGCGAACTGCGGCCTGTCGTGCTGCTGATCACGCTCGGCGAACTCGGCATGCTCATGTGCCAGCGCGATCACCCGCCGGTGCATATTCCGACCGTCGCGCAGGAGGTCTTCGACGTGTCCGGCGCGGGCGATACCGTGATCGCGACGTTTACCCTGGCAATCGCCGCAGGAGCTTCGCCGCTCGAAGCCGCCATCCTCGCGAACCATGCGGCGGGAATTGTGGTTGGGAAAATTGGCACTGCGACGGCCGCCGTCGATGAACTCGTTGCCAGCTTTCGAAGAGCATGAACACCGCGAAGATGACATGGGAATCGATTCACGCAATGAAGCCGCGTGGACGGCGGATTGCCGCGCTCACGGCGTACGATTTTCCAATGACGCGATTGCTCGATGAAGCCGGGATCCCGCTTCTCCTTGTCGGTGATTCGCTTGGCATGGTGGTTCTCGGTTATCCCGACACGACGCATGTCACGATGGATGAAATGCTGCATCACACCCGCGCCGCCGCCCGCGCGAAACCTTCCGCGCTGCTCGGCTCCGACCTTCCCTATCGCAGCTACGACACGCCCGAACAGGCTGTCGCCAATGCCCGGGCACTGGTTGCTGCGGGCGCCGAATATGTGAAAGCCGAAGGGGGCCGCGAAATCCTGCCGCAGGTCCTCGCCATCCGTGCCGCAGGCATCCCGTTTGTTGGCCATATTGGAATGCTGCCACAGCATGTCGTCGAGGAGGGAGGCAAGTATCGGATCAAGGGGCGCGATGATGCGGGGCGCTTGAAACTGCTCGACGACGCGGCAGCGCTGGCTGAAGCGGGAGCGTTTGCGGTGGTGCTGGAACTTGTCACGCCGCCTGTCGCCTGGGAAGTGACGGAACGTTTCCCATTCGCAACGATCGGCATCGGGTCGGGGCCCGATTGCGATGGACAAATCCTCGTGACACACGATCTCATCGGCGCATTTCCATGGTTCACGCCAAAGTTCGTCACGCCCGCTGTGCGTACAGGGAACGATATTCGCGCCGCTGTTCAAAACTGGCGGACGAACCTGGAAGCTCCCCGAAACGTTGCATGAAAGCGAAACGACTGACACACATTGACCGAAGCGGGGATGCGATGATGGTCGACGTTTCCAGCAAACCTGTGATGACGCGCGAAGCCGTGGCGCGCGGGGAAATTCGATTGCAGAAGTCGACGATTGCGTTGATCGATTCTCAAGTCATGGCCAAGGGCAACGTGCTCGCGGCGGCAAGACTGGCTGGCATTCTCGCCGCCAAGAAAACCGGCGAACTCATCCCGCTCTGCCATCCTCTCCCCCTCACCCATTGCGAGGTGAATTTTGAGATTCCAAAAAGCAAGGATCGCATCGTGATCTCGGCATCCGCAAAGATTGCGGCGCAAACAGGAATTGAAATGGAAGCATTGACCGCAGTCAGCGTCGCCGCCCTGACGATTTACGACATGTGCAAGGCGGTGGACAAGCAGATGCGCATCTCGGACATCCATCTCGTTTCCAAAACCAAGAAATGAAACTCGCAACAGGCATCATCACCATTTCCGATCGCGCCTCCAAGGGTCTGTACGACGATCTTGGCGGGCCGGCGGTGAAACAAGCTGCGGAAGGCCATGGCTGGGATGTCCTGGCGGAAACGCTTGTTGCCGATGAAAAAAGCGAGATCCAGCGCGCGATTCGCAAACAGATTGCGCAAGGCTGCCAATTGATACTGACCACTGGCGGCACGGGTGTTGCCTTGCGGGACGTGACGCCCGAAGCGGTGCGTGAGATCGCCGTGCGTGAACTTCCAGGGTTCGGCGAAGTCATGCGGATGGAATCGTTGAAGATCACAAAGAACGCGATCCTGTCCCGCGCCCTTGCTGCCGTGGTCGACAAGGCGCTTGTCATCTGCCTGCCGGGAAAGCCGAGCGGGGCCGTCGAATGCCTGGGGTTTGTGGCGGGCGCGATTCCTCATTGCGTGGAAGTGCTGCAGGAAGTGCCGACCAGCTGCTGAAAGGTTCCGATGGATCTCGAGTCGCTCATCGCTTCGGCACAACAACAGGGCGCGAGCGATCTCCATCTCGAAGCGGGTTTTCCACCCGCGCTCCGCATTCGCGGGTCGCTTCGAACAGCCGGCGAGCCCATCCCCGGGGCAACCCTGCTCGCGTTCGCAAGGGCCTTGATCGGCGATGCCAACTGGCCTGGATTTCTGCAACGCCGTTCCGCTGATTTTTCACGGAGCATTTCGGGCGCGCGCTGCCGCATCCATGTGCTTCAATCCGCCCGCGGCATCGGCTTTGCGATCCGGCTTCTGTCCGCCGCGCAAGTCACGGTTGAGCAGCTGAACCTGCATCCCGACCTGAAAAAACTCACGACGCATCAACATGGCCTCATCCTCATCAGCGGACCGACAGGTTCTGGAAAATCGTCGACCCTCGCGGCGTTGATCCAGGAAATCAACCTGCGCGACACTCGGCACATCGTCACCATTGAAAGTCCCGTGGAATATCATTTCCGTCCGCGCAAAGCCTACATCCGGCAGCGGGAAGTTGGCCGTGACACGCCGAGCTTCGAACAGGGTTTGCTCGATGCGTTGCGGCAGGATCCTGATGTTGTGATGGTTGGTGAAATGCGGGATCCGGAAACCATGCGCCTGACATTGAGCGCCTCGGAAACGGGGCACCTGGTTCTTGCGACCGTGCATTCCTCCACGTGCGCGGAGGCGCTGCAGCGTGTGGCAGGAGCCTTTCCCGCCGAGATCCAGAACGCCGTGTGCGCTCAGCTCGCAGATTGTCTCGTCGCGGTGGTTTCGCAGCGGCTGCATTTCCGTTCCGACATCCACCTGCGCGTCCCCGAATGCGAGGTCCTGATCGCAACGCACGCTGTGAGGAATTTCATCCGCAATCGCGAGTTTTTCAAAATCATCTCCGCGATCGAAACAGGCGCAGACCACGGGATGTGGTCGTTCCAGCGTTACCGACAATGGCTGGACCAGCGCAAACAATGGCATCGCGGCGAAGTCTCTGAAGCGCCAGAAGCTGACATGCCGGACGTTGCACCGGTTTTAGAATCCGCCTCCGCACCTGCGTCGTTGCCCCCGCCTTCGCCGAAGGTTGTGGAACCTGGCGCCACCCGGATCGAACCGGCGCGAGGAGGCCGAATTGAAATTGAACCCGAAGAAGGCGGGTTGGAGCGAATCCTCAAAAAACTGGAATGATCATTCTGAAAACGTGGTCAGCAGTCATCCTTGCTGCCTTTCTCATTTGCGGCTCGTCAATCCTCTCGGGGTGCATGTCCAAATCGGCAGCGCAAGCCCATGCGCGCGCCGCCTACCTTGCGGGACAGCGGGATGCCATCGCGCAATTGAACCAGCAACAGCCTTCCGACACCACACAATCCGTGGTGCCGAATCTTCCCTCGAATGTCACATTCATAGGCCCCGTGGAGCATCCGGTGGTCGCGTGGCGCACAGGCCTGACGCTCGCGCAGGCAATCCTCGGCGCGGTCTACCAGTCGGATCTTGATCCCGTCATGATCCTGATTCGGCGCAGCAATGAAGAGATTCGAATTGAACCCTCACGCCTTCTCAACGGCACCGATATCCCGCTGCGTCCCGGCGACATTGTTTTCATTCAGATGCCCGCCGAATGATCATGCCAGCCGAACTGCAGCAGGCCGATCGCACCTCCGTGCGGTTCCGCGAACGCAAGCTGATCTCTTTTTCCGGCTGCGATTACTTCCGTCTCGCAAGCCATCCCTCTGTCTTGACTGCGGCGGGCAACGCGATCGGCGAGATCGGGCTGAACGTCGCCGCCTCGCGGCGCACCACGGGGGACCATCGGGTCTACCGTCAACTGGAGTCGGAGCTTGCGGACTTCTTTCACGCGCCCAACGCGCGGCTCGTCGCCACTGGATACGCCGCGCCACAGGTCGTGGCACAGGCCTGGGCTGGAAGATTCTCCCACGTGTTGATCGATGAACGGGCACACGTTGCCCTGCAGGATGCATCGCGGTTCTTCGATTGTCCCATCCTGCGCTTTCGGCATCGCGATCCCGATGCCCTTGCGCAAGCATTGAAACGGATCGGTCCGACAATGCGCCCCGTGGTGTTGACCGACGGACTCTTCGCCTTTGACGGAACGATCGCGCCGCTGCGCCGCTACAGGAGTTTGCTTCCTCGCGATTCGTGGATCGTTGTGGATGACGCTCACGGTGCAGGCGTGCTGGGCGCCACTGGAAAAGGGTCACTCGAGGCGGAGAGAGTTCCACGCACAGCCATTGTTCAATGTGTGACGTTGAGCAAGGCGTTCGGCGTTTACGGCGGGGCAGTGATCGGCTCCAAGGAACTCTGCAGCCAGATATTGCAGGCAAGCGCGCTCTTTGCGGGATCGACCCCGATGCCATTGCCGCTCGCCCAGGCAGCCAGGGTTGCAATTCGACTCCTTCGTGCGCCGGCATTGCGGCGGCGGCTGCAACAAAACGTCGCCTCGGTAAAACAGCCTTTGCGCCAGGCTGGCTTCGACATTCCGGATACGCCTGCGCCAATCATCCCAGTCGTCGTCTCTAAGCGTAACCAGGCGGCATCCTTGAAACGCGGGTTGCTTGCCGCGGGAATCTATCCACCTTTTCTGAAATATCCGGGCGCTCCGCCCGAGGGGTATTTTCGTTTCGTGCTGTCGAGCGAACATTCGCAGGCGCAACTGCAAACATTGGTTCAAACCCTAACGCGCTGGAATGCGAATCGCCGGCGAAGCAACAAACCCGGCTCAAGCTTGCGTGCATAAAGCATTGCGTTCTCCGCGCCTGTATTGGGTCGGCGACAAACCGACGGTTTGCCGGAATTGCCGCGTGAAGGCGCTTTGATCCGAATAACCGCAGTCGAGCGCGATTTCGGCAATGGTCCGGTCACTCGCGCGCAGCAGCCGCACCGCCTGTTCCATCCGTGTCTTCTGCAGCAGCTGGCCTGCGGTGAGTTGAAAAATGCGACGCACCCGCTGTTCGAATTGGTATTCCGACAGCCCCGCGTGCGCGGCCAGTTCACGCACCCGCAGGGGTTCGTGGTAGCGCGATTGAATGCGCTGCACCGCGCGCGCGACTTGCGCATAGTCGCCGCCCTTCTCCTGCCCCGCCGGCAAGTCTCTGGAGATGCCAACGAGCCCGATCACTTCACCCGCCCGGTTGCGCAGCGGCAGCTTGTTGGTCACGCACCACCCGCGCCCGCCGGAGTGATAAAAGTGCAGCTCCAGCTGATCTCGAATCGCTTCGCCGCTGCGCAGCACGCGTTCGTCCTGGGCGCGATACGTCTGGCCGAGGGCCGACGGAAAAACTTCGTCCGCACGGCGGCCGAGCACCTCCTCCTTGCGTTGCAGGCCGCAGCGTTCCACCAGCGCCTGGTTCACGACGACATACTCGTAACGGCTGTTCTTCACAAAGAACACGAGGTCTGCAAGGCAATCGAACAGCGCCTCCCCGACCAGCGGCTCCGCAAGCTGGGAGAGCAGTTCATGCCGCAATTTGGACGGGTCCTTCGCCATGTTGTGCCGAAATCCTAGTGACTGCTCGCCTAATCAACAAGACGCCGCTTCGAACTGGAATATGATCCCGCATCACCATGCATCCTAACGTGCAGAAACTGCAGGTCATTGATTCGCATACTGCCGGCGAACCAACACGCATCGTCGTCAGCGGCGGTCCCAATCTGGGACGCGGATCCATGGCGCAACGCCGCGATCGGTTTCAATCCGCCTTTGACCAATTCCGATCCGCGGTCGTCAACGAGCCGCGCGGATCCGATGTCGTGGTCGGCGGAATCCTGGTTGAACCCGAAGATTCCTCGTGCGTGACGGGAATCATCTTCTTCAACAACGTCGGCTATCTCGGAATGTGCGGCCATGGCACGATCGGATTGGTCGTCACTCTCGCCCACCTCGGCCGCATTCAAACTGGCGAACATCGCATCGAGACGCCCGTTGGAATTGTGTCGGCAACCCTGCATCCCAATGGCGAGGTTTCTGTCGCAAATGTTCCCAGCTGGCGGGCGCACAAGGGCGTGGTTGTCGAAGTCCCCGGAATCGGACCTGTGCAGGGCGATGTCGCTTGGGGCGGCAACTGGTTCTTCCTCATCCAGAATCATGGACAGGTTTTGCAGCTTGATCGTGTTGATGCCATGACGGACTACTGCTGGCGCGTGCGGCAGGCAGTCAACACACAGGGTTTTCCCGAAGTGGACCATGTCGAATTGTTCGGCCCGCCGCAGCGAGCGCTTGCGCAATCGCGGAACTTCGTGCAGTGCCCCGGCAAAGCCTACGATCGTTCGCCCTGTGGAACGGGAACGAGTGCCAAGCTCGCATGCCTTGCCGCGGACGGAAAGCTGGGCGAGAACGAACCGTGGATTCAGGAAAGCATCATTGGCAGCACCTTCACGGGGCGTTACACCTGGCTCGATCGCGATGCCGGGAAAGTGGCGCCCGTCATTACTGGCACCGCACACGTGAACGCGGAAATCACCCAAATCCTCGACGAGCGCGACCCGTTCTGCTGGGGCATCCGATAACTCCAATTCCCCCGCGCGTTGGAGCATTCATGAGCTGGGATGTGATCATCGTAGGCGCTGGCATCGTGGGAGCCGCGTGCGCATCGGAATGCGCCAGGAACGGCCTCAAGGTGCTGGTGCTCGACCGCGGCCCTGTTGGCGGCGGAACCACTGCCGCGGGGATGGGGCACATCGTCGTCATGGACGATTCCGAACCGCAATTCGCGCTCACGCACTATTC
Coding sequences:
- the metG gene encoding methionine--tRNA ligase, whose product is MTKRFYITTAIDYVNGQPHLGHAYEKVIADVIARAQRSLGAEVFFLTGLDEHGQKVEQAALAQQKTPQAYCDELAAIWKTFAGRLNLSNNDFIRTTDQRHQKVVQACLDKVNAAGHIYKTTYKGFYSTREETFLTEKDRRPDGTFDPAYGNVVELQEDNYFFRLKDQQQWLIDYIEQNPSFIFPSYRRNEVLGFLKNNTLEDLCISRPVSRLNWGIPLPFDSNYVTYVWFDALVNYISVPADHADPAIAQALGSAAPQPAHPAQALWPADIHVIGKDILKFHAVYWPIMLKALGLPLPRKLVVHGWWQKDGQRMSKSTGNVVDPVAVIDEWGVDAFRFYALRELAVGPDGNWTDSGFKARYSAELANGLGNLVNRSLSMLKRYRQGMVPALSNELQGDADKAVSETRRQLEELELQGALQTIWSLITRANQYVDQTAPFKLAKDPAQAGRLDEVLYNLAETCRILALLLWPFIPDTATKIFRQLGLTEEPHQLAAAAWGGLAAGHEITDPVPLFPRKDV
- a CDS encoding response regulator; translated protein: MNEEFPILIAEQNENDVLLMQRAFRVAGFKNPFHISHSGTDVVDYLKGNPPYADREKHKFPRLLMMALKMPEMDGFELLAWLQKHKECNVIPRIVFSASDREEDVLTAYQLGANSYILKPIGFDAMVKTLQLVFAYWDMCRKPKLPPKC
- a CDS encoding porin family protein, with product MKTTALRFAIAALSTTAALNAAHAQETRFYIRGDVGGTWSPDAELKEFFGSTGGGRSVEFDPGARFGIAGGYQLTDWFAPEIQTGFMAAGIHSITDADRVDAVFSQAPLLGNLRFQWPTQCRFTPYAGGGAGVSFSTLAVDDIVLDGTRIDGSEVDAVFAYQAFGGIRYQLNDRMGLSLEYRYFASCAPEWEADNLPGEIRFGEIETHSVSIAFDFKF
- a CDS encoding thiazole synthase, which gives rise to MSLSNKPLTIAGKTFQSRLILGTGKFSSPEAMRDALAASGTEMVTVALRRADLSGKKDPFANILEFVDPKKYLLLPNTSGAMNAEEAVRLARLAAAAGLPKWVKLEIHPDPRYLLPDPIETLKAAEILVREGFTVLPYINADPVLAKRLQDVGTATVMPLGSPIGSNRGIQTRDQIRIILEQATVPVVVDAGIGAPSHAAEALEMGADAVLVNTAIAVAADPNRMAVAFRMAVEAGRAAYESGLAATQETASATSPLTAFLD
- the rfaE1 gene encoding D-glycero-beta-D-manno-heptose-7-phosphate kinase → MQRNSLSPRRVRQILEQASSTRVLVIGDLMLDHFIWGSVARISPEAPVPVVEFERESFMPGGAANVARNLTALNVAAELFGRVGNDEAAGHLKRLLVEQRIGCSGIVSRRSRPTSLKTRIVAHKQQVVRIDRESRDGLEEGQRKQLLARVQSELRRADAVIVGDYGKGVVSQALLDEVKKLCRSHGAWLSLDPKPVHLLNLNGLSLITPNRKETFELANLPDETRAADPLADKNLLRAADCLLRELRPVVLLITLGELGMLMCQRDHPPVHIPTVAQEVFDVSGAGDTVIATFTLAIAAGASPLEAAILANHAAGIVVGKIGTATAAVDELVASFRRA
- the panB gene encoding 3-methyl-2-oxobutanoate hydroxymethyltransferase translates to MNTAKMTWESIHAMKPRGRRIAALTAYDFPMTRLLDEAGIPLLLVGDSLGMVVLGYPDTTHVTMDEMLHHTRAAARAKPSALLGSDLPYRSYDTPEQAVANARALVAAGAEYVKAEGGREILPQVLAIRAAGIPFVGHIGMLPQHVVEEGGKYRIKGRDDAGRLKLLDDAAALAEAGAFAVVLELVTPPVAWEVTERFPFATIGIGSGPDCDGQILVTHDLIGAFPWFTPKFVTPAVRTGNDIRAAVQNWRTNLEAPRNVA
- the moaC gene encoding cyclic pyranopterin monophosphate synthase MoaC, coding for MKAKRLTHIDRSGDAMMVDVSSKPVMTREAVARGEIRLQKSTIALIDSQVMAKGNVLAAARLAGILAAKKTGELIPLCHPLPLTHCEVNFEIPKSKDRIVISASAKIAAQTGIEMEALTAVSVAALTIYDMCKAVDKQMRISDIHLVSKTKK
- a CDS encoding MogA/MoaB family molybdenum cofactor biosynthesis protein, with protein sequence MKLATGIITISDRASKGLYDDLGGPAVKQAAEGHGWDVLAETLVADEKSEIQRAIRKQIAQGCQLILTTGGTGVALRDVTPEAVREIAVRELPGFGEVMRMESLKITKNAILSRALAAVVDKALVICLPGKPSGAVECLGFVAGAIPHCVEVLQEVPTSC
- a CDS encoding PilT/PilU family type 4a pilus ATPase — protein: MDLESLIASAQQQGASDLHLEAGFPPALRIRGSLRTAGEPIPGATLLAFARALIGDANWPGFLQRRSADFSRSISGARCRIHVLQSARGIGFAIRLLSAAQVTVEQLNLHPDLKKLTTHQHGLILISGPTGSGKSSTLAALIQEINLRDTRHIVTIESPVEYHFRPRKAYIRQREVGRDTPSFEQGLLDALRQDPDVVMVGEMRDPETMRLTLSASETGHLVLATVHSSTCAEALQRVAGAFPAEIQNAVCAQLADCLVAVVSQRLHFRSDIHLRVPECEVLIATHAVRNFIRNREFFKIISAIETGADHGMWSFQRYRQWLDQRKQWHRGEVSEAPEADMPDVAPVLESASAPASLPPPSPKVVEPGATRIEPARGGRIEIEPEEGGLERILKKLE
- a CDS encoding pyridoxal phosphate-dependent aminotransferase family protein → MIMPAELQQADRTSVRFRERKLISFSGCDYFRLASHPSVLTAAGNAIGEIGLNVAASRRTTGDHRVYRQLESELADFFHAPNARLVATGYAAPQVVAQAWAGRFSHVLIDERAHVALQDASRFFDCPILRFRHRDPDALAQALKRIGPTMRPVVLTDGLFAFDGTIAPLRRYRSLLPRDSWIVVDDAHGAGVLGATGKGSLEAERVPRTAIVQCVTLSKAFGVYGGAVIGSKELCSQILQASALFAGSTPMPLPLAQAARVAIRLLRAPALRRRLQQNVASVKQPLRQAGFDIPDTPAPIIPVVVSKRNQAASLKRGLLAAGIYPPFLKYPGAPPEGYFRFVLSSEHSQAQLQTLVQTLTRWNANRRRSNKPGSSLRA
- a CDS encoding AraC family transcriptional regulator; amino-acid sequence: MAKDPSKLRHELLSQLAEPLVGEALFDCLADLVFFVKNSRYEYVVVNQALVERCGLQRKEEVLGRRADEVFPSALGQTYRAQDERVLRSGEAIRDQLELHFYHSGGRGWCVTNKLPLRNRAGEVIGLVGISRDLPAGQEKGGDYAQVARAVQRIQSRYHEPLRVRELAAHAGLSEYQFEQRVRRIFQLTAGQLLQKTRMEQAVRLLRASDRTIAEIALDCGYSDQSAFTRQFRQTVGLSPTQYRRGERNALCTQA
- a CDS encoding proline racemase family protein, yielding MQKLQVIDSHTAGEPTRIVVSGGPNLGRGSMAQRRDRFQSAFDQFRSAVVNEPRGSDVVVGGILVEPEDSSCVTGIIFFNNVGYLGMCGHGTIGLVVTLAHLGRIQTGEHRIETPVGIVSATLHPNGEVSVANVPSWRAHKGVVVEVPGIGPVQGDVAWGGNWFFLIQNHGQVLQLDRVDAMTDYCWRVRQAVNTQGFPEVDHVELFGPPQRALAQSRNFVQCPGKAYDRSPCGTGTSAKLACLAADGKLGENEPWIQESIIGSTFTGRYTWLDRDAGKVAPVITGTAHVNAEITQILDERDPFCWGIR